In the genome of Anabrus simplex isolate iqAnaSimp1 chromosome 2, ASM4041472v1, whole genome shotgun sequence, the window GCACCAGAAGTTGCCTCAGGTTTTCGAAGGCTTAATTCTGAGTGCCTTGTAAGAAAATTTTGCATCCAGTCTATACGTACCTGCCAGTTGTTTTATTTTGTTGAATGGATGTTCAATGTGGTTCCTTTCGTCCAATTGGTACGCTACAGCGTGGCAATCATTAAGTGTCAAACCTAAAAGAATGGACTCCATCAAGTTGATGTACTCCacaagttcttgttcttgttctgcaGTGAACACAGTTCGAAATTTACCCGCACATTTGTCTACATGGGGTTTGTCATCTTCTATTTTTTCTTCACATATCTCTGCAGTGTAGTTTTGGGAACTTGAAATTGCTGTGTGGCTTTTCTTAACCCTATCTCTTTCTTTACCACTGCTGCTATTGCCAGTTCCATACTCTCCGAAGACCAGTTTTGCCAGTCTGTTTTCCTTGAGTAATTTCTGACCATCTGTAATAAAACAATAACCAATTAAACCGCATTGAATTTGAAGGTATTAACCTGTACTACAGTAATTAGGCTAACACTTTAAATAACATGAGAACAGGCACAGCTAAACAGGTACTGAGAACGGGGATGGGTCACAATGGAACTATGGGGCAGAATGGAACAGGGGCACAACGGAACCGTGGTCCATTCTGCCCTGTGATGTAAGGTTATATTCAACAAGCCACCAGcaaaaattatatttgaaatatacaaaatatatgATGAAAGGTTGTAGTAAATAATATGTAGTTTGAAGAAGAACTACCGGTACGAATAAACATAGTTCTGCAAAATCTGAATGCTTACCTTGAGAAAATGTTCCAGAAGTTAGAAATGTTGGAATAACACGAGGCACACTGTAACTTAACCAAGACCGAATAAATGGAGATCTCTAGCATTGCTGCCAACTGTTTTCTGGCCTGCAGGAGAATAGTTCCTGAAACTTCCGTCGAGTGCAGTAATGAGTAGGGGACTTAAAGGCAGAGTTCCGTTCCGCCCCATATTCCCCTACGTAACGATCCGATGTTATTGTTacagttctgtcctcctcttcaaaaaagtaagggcctacaattccgaaatcagcgacagtgcaccaaacagtaacacgctcGCTCATGGATCTGCTGAAGATTGGTTACGGACCAGTttaacgtagcctgacaaatgaaagtgcacttcatcacttgccaggacactggtgtcagcggctacagcttccaggatagtctcacaacacgctctgcggttggcccaatcacgttcactgagtttctgaacacccaccattttgtacagatggaacttcatgtctgcgtgtaaaatcctccttacggtGCGATCCGAGAGTTCCAGAGCATGTCAATGCCTACGCACCGAACGTTGAGGAGACTGCGTATCGGCGTGTCTCACTGCGCGGACGGTCTCTGGTGTTCGGATGCTACGAcacactcgaaccactttttctcaaactgttcacccataacagaatggtgttcctgctaGGAACATTCtcatgtcgacctaagccaaagtgtcCGCGAAACAAccgctgtgttgtggtaacagagtcagcatttttgaaataagtctcaatcacgaaacctcagtgctcaccactccacgccatgctagcgacCGGCTGGCTGAatgtagtgatgggtcgcgtgatgcaaagctctcgatgtattctgagcaagcgatgcagtacgtgcctcataatgctatctcgatgtcgtatagtgacgtcaggcgcatgagctctttgtctcgaggcagtgctgggaaacgtatcgagagctcacGATGCACttcgagcaactgatgcagtccatgactcgtaatcctatctcaaagtttaaatcgggacatcatgcgcatgcggtatgttatccctcgactatagcctacttcgcccgttgatcaactaatgacgtctccgaaaaccttaataagtagttagtgggacgtaaagcaaataacatcattataacaactaatgacgatacgccaactactttataatctactcgcggtcaacttacctacctgtacttcctgcattttacgTAACTACTGTCCGCTtccgtggcgaaatggttagcgtactggcgtttcgtccaagggtctctgggttcgattctcggctaggaaacatatccttcattgattagttcctatagttcggggactgggtatgtgaaataaatagtaatgaagagtgtgatatatttttaacattttattgaagcgatgtcttttacgacgcatcgagttgtgtaataatttgaacagaaagtaaAATATAACTTACCGATAATGGCATATACTGCTATATGTGGGCATGTATCCGAagagggactcgttctcgggttaagtctccttctggactatcgatacttttatgtaagtatggtaacaaatagatcgtttccttggaaaggatcattcaagaccagccacaatattatcagacctgaaggcacatatacaggatgaagccgaactccatcgacaaattttcggaaattgttcagggaaaccttctgtgtatattggtataaggtacccgtggtctccggtggctcgttatagagtagaaccggtaattaaatgatgatttattcggttttattaccgcaaacaaacttatttctgttaaaataccttgacaacagagaaaaggccagcaatattcaataaccaaaacgtacaacccaAAACCGAGagaagcaaagcctgtaatatgtaataacaaaaacgtacaatacaaaacacagagtaGAGCGATAACCCTTTgtcgaaacacgtacatttttatcccagtgtgttcaatatgttctgtcagtgtacctactgttttaaaggtaacaattccatgtcgttggcttccagcacgttaatgaactcctgcgagacataattcccacacccaggcgtctgtcaagaactagcatttaggacggacgtaacacaaataacattattatgagtactattttcagtgcaatacagatacaaagctaactgatctgatgacatggccacgaggtaatcaggtttgtttacattatgattggtttatattgcatgtgttcaagtagaagagattttattatatattggttattttgtatattcagtaacgttacaattacttctattagcgatctggttgtttctgcacgaacaggcgtgtgtttggtagccgaaactccgattgcaaaacaagaacaaacaaaaatatttgaagataagaTTCCAACCActacaaaacgtagcggaggataatgcCTAACGATGATATTTACCCAACTGAGCCACgctaacagctcgagttcaatgtttacTAATGATTTCTGTTTCTgctatattcgtcctggctgaggttcaATTGGAGCATGCCTCGAGACGCATCGAGaaagtgacgtcaggctcgagtatctcaaacgagtgttatgcccatctctacgtagatctcgaagatgcatcgagagtggtgacgtcagtctcgagtatctcgaacgagagtttcgcCCACCACTAGCTGAATGACTAGCCCGGACGAGACGATAC includes:
- the LOC137498537 gene encoding uncharacterized protein — translated: MTGDGQKLLKENRLAKLVFGEYGTGNSSSGKERDRVKKSHTAISSSQNYTAEICEEKIEDDKPHVDKCAGKFRTVFTAEQEQELVEYINLMESILLGLTLNDCHAVAYQLDERNHIEHPFNKIKQLAGMYCCC